The genomic stretch CAAGCAAGTTGGAACAATCCACAGGAACAGACAAAATTAGATTTATTGCAAACAGATTTAATTTTGCAAGCCACACAGATTACCAATACAGCACAAGAGAATTCAGTCGGGGATCTATTCCAATCCTTAATTAGCGATGGTAATACGCAGGATATTTATACACAATCCCTCAGAAGTTATCAAGAAGTCCTACAGGCAAATAAATCTGCCCTCGATCGCCTATCTCTAAACATCAAGGATGAAACGGATAATTCACAGTCTCTATCCAAACAATACCAAAAGAAACTAAACAATATCATTGAAATTAGTGTGCGGACAGGATTGCTACAAGTCCAAACTGGCGACATTCAAGGAGCGATCGCTACATGGGCAAGTGTCAAAGAATTAGAGGGAGAATCCCTAACTAGCTATGGGTTAACTGCCCAAATTTTGCAAGGATTATGGTCAGAACCGACAATGTTATTCCCTAACGCTGAAACTCAACTGCGGCATACCCTTAATGGCTGGTATCGTAAAGTTGCTCTTGCTAAAGTATATGAAGCTCAACAAAGACAAGAGAAGTTACCTGAACTTGAAAAACAAGCCCAAATAGAAGTTAATGCGGCAATTAACCGCCTAGTTATTATTAATTCTATTCCTTTAATTGGTGGTGGTTTCGGTGTTTTAGTTTGGTTGGGGCTACTAGTTCAATGGATTTTCTTTCGCAAATCCTCTCCCTTCTATACCCACCCTCAAACTGATAATGAACAAACTTCTCATCAAATCACTTGGCAAGTACCTTGGGGAATTGGAACAACTTGGGAAGTAATGGTTTTATGGTTTACTGCCTTTTGTTTAATGACTCAGTTTGTTCTACCTGTAATCTTTGAGATATTAGGAATTGAATCTAGAGCCAGTGAAGATTTTACCTTGCAGTCTTTACTAGTACTGCTTCCCTATACGCTCTCAGTTATACCTATGCTCCCAATTTTAAGCACCAGCCTCGCAGACTATCGCCCCTTACCCGAAGGTTGGTTTCGCTTTAAGATTACTTCGCCGCAATGGATTCTATGGGGGATTGGTGGATATTTTGCCGCGGTTCCGCTAGTCTTAATTGCTTCTGTGATTAGCCAGAAATTCCTCCAAGGTCAAGGTGGTGGCAATCCTCTATTACCAATCTTGATTGAGAGCCAAAATATTTTGCCTAAGTTCCTACTTTGGACAACTTTGGCGATCGCTGCGCCCTTCTTTGAGGAATATCTATTTCGAGGATTTCTATTACCTTCACTAACTAAGTTTTTACCCGTTTGGGGTGCGATCGCTTTGAGTGGTTTTTTGTTTGCTTTAGCCCATTTAAATCTCGCTGATATTATTCCCTTGAGTGTTTTGGGAATTGTGATGGGTTTTGTCTACTGGCGCTCTAAAAATCTACTCTCATCAATGCTATTACATTGCCTCTGGAATAGTGGTAGTTTCCTTGCCCTAATTGCCCTTGGCGGTAAATAGTTAACGTCAGTTCGGGTTAAGCTAGCAAATTTTAAAAGCCCAAAAGTAAAAGCCTTGCTACGCAAGGCTTTTACTTTTGGGCTTTGAGAGAGGGTTTGCGTAGCAACCCTTCTCTCAAAGCCCGTTTCAAATTATCCCGAACTCGCGTTAGTTAGCGGGGATGTTTTGTGTCCTTGCTAACTATTATGAAGAACAATCCAAGGATGTTCTACAAAGGCAGAGATACTGCCCTTGAATGGTTCACTTTGCGAGCGATTGGGTGCATCTAGCAAATGCAATAATCGCTCTACATCCTCAAAATTTATTTGATGGACTAAATAGCGCGACAGAAACTGTCTCACAATTCTTCTCTGTAGAGCCAAAGGTTGTCGTTGCAAGAGTTGACGATGTAAACGAGGTTTTTGCTCATCCCAAATTACAGAAACATTCTCTTCAAAAAAATTGCTAGCCTGACTCTCCAGATAGCCCACATCACTATGCAAAAGTTCGGCAGTTTGCGCGATCGCAATTTCTAACTGAGGATTGAAATGCTCTTGTAAGTAAGGAATCGTCTCT from Pseudanabaena sp. Chao 1811 encodes the following:
- a CDS encoding CPBP family intramembrane glutamic endopeptidase yields the protein MNAKSLLLSILSLLSVFFIFLTLQASWNNPQEQTKLDLLQTDLILQATQITNTAQENSVGDLFQSLISDGNTQDIYTQSLRSYQEVLQANKSALDRLSLNIKDETDNSQSLSKQYQKKLNNIIEISVRTGLLQVQTGDIQGAIATWASVKELEGESLTSYGLTAQILQGLWSEPTMLFPNAETQLRHTLNGWYRKVALAKVYEAQQRQEKLPELEKQAQIEVNAAINRLVIINSIPLIGGGFGVLVWLGLLVQWIFFRKSSPFYTHPQTDNEQTSHQITWQVPWGIGTTWEVMVLWFTAFCLMTQFVLPVIFEILGIESRASEDFTLQSLLVLLPYTLSVIPMLPILSTSLADYRPLPEGWFRFKITSPQWILWGIGGYFAAVPLVLIASVISQKFLQGQGGGNPLLPILIESQNILPKFLLWTTLAIAAPFFEEYLFRGFLLPSLTKFLPVWGAIALSGFLFALAHLNLADIIPLSVLGIVMGFVYWRSKNLLSSMLLHCLWNSGSFLALIALGGK